A region from the Salvelinus sp. IW2-2015 unplaced genomic scaffold, ASM291031v2 Un_scaffold1978, whole genome shotgun sequence genome encodes:
- the LOC112072603 gene encoding UDP-glucuronosyltransferase 2A1 — translation MDGRMYQPTLISLVVLLFTLSNIVYGGKILIYPMDGSHWVNMKVIIEELHSKGHDITVLRASNSWYIKENSPHYTTITIPNTGGFDENFFGEFILSKHLKIQREQGKSFWTELKLQSSMKETFFEFHKNMAEMITRVLEDEELIQSLQDAKFDLVLTDPGIGSGTILARVLHLPLVYNVRWTIQGEAHLVIAPSPLSYVPYTPTELTDKMTFLQRVTNMLAYILGSYTLASITEPNYKPIVQRYFGADVDYNAFFQEADIWLMRSDFVFEFPKPTMPNIVYIGGFQCKPSKPLPQDLEEFVQSSREHGVVMMTLGTLVAELPEDIADEIAAAFAQLPQKVIWRYTGQXPSTLGNNTLLVDWLPQNDLLGHPKIRAFVAHGGTNGVQEAIYHGVPVVGLPLAFDQSDNLSKLKERGAANTVDIITMDRNVFLEALKAVLHEPSYRENMQRLSRLHRDQPIKPLDKAVFWIEFVMRHKGARHLRTESYKMSWIVYHSVDVIATLLACVLLVTLVCLAVVRCVWRKVFCRNKVKSE, via the exons ATGGACGGAAGGATGTATCAACCAACCCTTATCTCATTGGTCGTATTGCTCTTCACCCTGTCCAATATTGTCTATGGGGGTAAAATATTAATCTACCCAATGGATGGAAGCCACTGGGTCAACATGAAAGTCATCATCGAAGAGTTGCATTCCAAAGGCCATGACATCACAGTGCTGCGAGCGTCAAACAGCTGGTACATCAAGGAGAATTCCCCCCACTACACCACCATTACCATCCCCAACACTGGTGGCTTCGATGAAAACTTCTTTGGTGAATTTATATTAAGTAAACATCTGAAGATTCAAAGGGAGCAGGGGAAAAGTTTTTGGACCGAACTCAAGCTTCAGTCATCAATGAAGGAGACTTTTTTCGAGTTCCACAAGAACATGGCTGAAATGATCACTCGTGTCCTTGAAGACGAAGAGTTGATCCAGTCTCTTCAGGATGCTAAGTTTGATTTGGTTCTGACAGATCCTGGGATTGGTTCAGGGACGATCTTGGCCCGCGTCCTCCACCTTCCTTTGGTTTACAATGTCAGATGGACCATTCAAGGTGAAGCTCATTTGGTCATCGCCCCGTCGCCTCTCTCTTACGTCCCATACACACCCACAGAGTTGACAGATAAGATGACCTTCCTCCAGAGAGTCACCAACATGTTAGCTTACATACTCGGGAGTTACACCTTGGCATCTATCACAGAACCCAACTACAAACCGATAGTCCAGCGTTACTTTGGCGCTGACGTCGATTACAACGCGTTCTTCCAGGAAGCAGATATCTGGCTCATGAGAAGCGATTTTGTCTTTGAATTTCCGAAACCCACCATGCCGAATATAGTCTACATTGGTGGGTTCCAGTGTAAGCCCTCCAAGCCTCTTCCACAGGACCTGGAGGAGTTTGTTCAGAGTTCCAGAGAGCATGGGGTTGTCATGATGACTCTGGGGACTTTGGTGGCAGAGCTTCCGGAAGATATCGCAGATGAAATCGCTGCTGCGTTCGCCCAGCTGCCTCAGAAGGTCATCTGGAG GTATACTGGACAGAKACCCTCTACCCTGGGTAACAACACCCTACTGGTGGACTGGCTTCCCCAGAATGACCTCCTAGGACACCCCAAGATCCGGGCCTTCGTAGCCCATGGTGGAACCAACGGTGTCCAGGAGGCCATCTACCACGGCGTCCCCGTAGTCGGCCTCCCTCTCGCCTTCGACCAGTCCGACAACCTCTCCAAATTGAAGGAGAGGGGGGCAGCTAACACGGTGGATATCATCACAATGGACAGAAATGTGTTCCTGGAGGCTTTGAAGGCTGTGCTCCATGAACCATCCTACMGGGAGAATATGCAGAGGTTGTCCAGACTGCACAGAGACCAACCCATTAAGCCACTGGACAAGGCAGTGTTCTGGATCGAGTTTGTTATGAGACATAAAGGAGCTCGTCACCTGAGGACAGAGTCCTATAAGATGTCCTGGATAGTATACCACTCGGTTGATGTGATAGCGACTTTGCTGGCGTGTGTGTTACTTGTAACGCTGGTTTGCCTGGCCGTCGTAAGATGTGTTTGGCGTAAGGTGTTTTGCAGGAACAAAGTGAAAAGTGAATGA